A stretch of Garra rufa chromosome 11, GarRuf1.0, whole genome shotgun sequence DNA encodes these proteins:
- the LOC141346039 gene encoding tripartite motif-containing protein 16-like, giving the protein MAEASVSWNQKDFICPVCLDLLKDPVTIPCGHNYCMTCISDCWTHQDQKTYYICPQCRQKFTPRPALNKNTLVAELVEKFKNTKLAEVPVPVKAGCAGDVQCDVCTERKHKAVKSCLVCLSSYCQSHLEQHESFFKDKGHYLMDATGRLQEMICPQHGRLLEVFCRTDQHCICTLCTMYKHKNHDTVSAAAERTEKESYLKKTQMKFQQRIQEREKDIQELRDAVESHKRSAQAAVKESEMIFSDLIRSIKKNRSDVTRLIRDQEKASVSRAEGLLERLEQEINDLRRRQAELEQLKHTDDHIHFLQGFQYLSTPLEPAERITVTSPLSVNDVKQSICQMREKIEKFCKEEIKRISVKHINIVLRTRKDFLQYSHQFTLDPNTANKHIRLLERNRCATYTDTVQRYPDHPDRFDVYYQVLCGESVQGSCYWELECSGDVGISVSYKHISRKGTNTMSLFGCNDQSWSLFCSNSRYSFRHNNMETDLPVKAVSRRIGVYVDPSAGTLSFYSVSDTMTLIQRVQTKFTQPLYPGFRLYSGSTVKLCDLTI; this is encoded by the exons ATGGCAGAAGCCAGTGTTTCATGGAATCAGAAGGACTTCATCTGTCCagtgtgtctggatctcctgaaggaCCCAGTGACCATTCCCTGTGGACACAACTACTGCATGACATGTATTTCTGACTGCTGGACTCATCAGGATCAGAAGACTTACTACAtctgccctcagtgcagacagaaGTTCACTCCGAGACctgctttaaataaaaacacactgGTGGCTGAACTGGTGGAGAAATTTAAGAATACTAAACTAGCAGAGGTTCCTGTTCCTGTTAAGGCAGGATGTGCTGGAGATGTGCAGTGTGACGTCTGTACTGAAAGAAAGCACAAAGCCGTCAAGTCCTGCCTGGTGTGTCTGAGCTCCTACTGTCAAAGCCACCTTGAACAGCATGAGAGTTTCTTTAAAGATAAGGGACACTATTTGATGGACgccactggacgactgcaggagatgatctgccCTCAACACGGCCGATTGCTAGAGGTTTTCTGCCGCACTGACCAGCACTGTATTTGTACGCTGTGTACGATGTATAAACATAAGAACCACGACACGGTCTCAGCTGCAGCAGAGAGAACAGAGAAAGAG AGCTACCTGAAAAAGACACAGATGAAGTTCCAGCAGAGAATCCAGGAGCGGGAGAAAGACATTCAGGAGCTGAGAGACGctgtggagtctcataag cgctctgcacaggCAGCAGTGAAGGAAAGCGAGATGATCTTTTCTGATCTGATTCGCTCCATTAAGAAAAACCGCTCTGATGTGACGcggctgatcagagatcaggaaaaggCTAGTGTGAGTCGAGCTGAAGGACTCctggagcgactggagcaggagatcaatgatctgaggaggagaCAAGCTGAGCTGGAGCAACTTAAACACACAGATGATCACATCCATTTCCTGCAG ggATTTCAGTATTTGTCTACACCTCTTGAACCTGCAGAGAGAATTACTGTCACTTCACCTCTCTCTGTTAATGATGTAAAACAATCTATCTGTCAAATGAGAGAGAAAATTGAGAAATTCTGTAAAGAGGAAATCAAAAGGATTTCTG TGAAACACATTAACATTGTTCTGAGGACCAGAAAGGACTTCCTTCAGT ATTCTCATCAGTTCACTCTTGATCCGAACACTGCAAATAAGCACATCCGTCTGTTGGAGAGGAACAGGTGTGCTACATACACTGACACAGTGCAGCGGTATCCTGaccatccagacagatttgatgtgTATTATCAGGTTCTGTGTGGAGAGAGTGTGCAGGGAAGCTGTTACTGGGAGCTGGAGTGCAGTGGGGATGTGGgaatatcagtgtcatataaacaCATCAGTCGCAAGGGAACGAACACAATGAGTTTGTTTGGatgtaatgatcagtcctggagtttgttctgctcCAACTCCAGATACTCATTCAGACACAACAATATGGAGACTGATCTCCCTGTAAAAGCCGTCAGTCGTAGAATAGGGGTGTATGTGGATCccagtgcaggaactctgtccttctacagcgtctctgacacaatgacgCTCATCCAGAGAGTCCAAACCAaattcactcagccgctctatcctgggtttaggCTGTACAGTGGATCAACAGTTAAACTCTGTGATCTAACAATATAG